A single window of Leishmania panamensis strain MHOM/PA/94/PSC-1 chromosome 35 sequence DNA harbors:
- a CDS encoding serine/cysteine trypsin-like peptidase, putative (TriTrypDB/GeneDB-style sysID: LpmP.35.1400), translating into MTIPLTNNNRINIPAVCRLREPSTNKTVGSGVLVAPGLLLTSSVAIPTPSCATCVVATFFEGTKKHAVDVQLQPQHYYFASRYPLELDYCLISCEEAPLLNVTPVRMPLTGKGWAPVEEGDVLLIVEHPIGGVDGTAAVALDEGVTSPLTTTVTDESAVDHVQAPYVEQKRFEEVLHCRGDMNFLKSHGSWMTAGCPAFNENGQLVGLQSQSRVDGEGVVNRVLSMISIVKHLFANVQLPHLPQEEVTFEDVWDTWYVTNDITRVIAILANFKGRSMAQQVTCRLCELTAKPELVKSIASNGGIEVILQNLSLFCSQENLSEIGLRALWNVSVGEEAHLSMISELEGVRIILDVVETFPVNKTLLEFAAVLLHNIAGCHATPDFSQTHGARALIVLYPGVQQFRESIVLQKFALSFFATLVRLREEFARILVQERILEHIIHLVEEKPQQIFLMEMVVNFVAELAQYPQTVELICRNYALRGVTSVTHLIDLLIGIIFEHKDQDSLLVNGNRALWGLGNVPTCRAIILENPRGTDALHISLPALIASSPR; encoded by the coding sequence ATGACCATTCCACTGACGAATAACAACCGCATCAATATCCCCGCGGTATGCCGGCTTCGTGAGCCAAGTACAAACAAGACGGTAGGATCAGGGGTGCTGGTGGCACCGGGGCTGCTGTTGACGTCTTCCGTTGCAATCCCTACGCCGTCGTGTGCTACGTGCGTTGTGGCCACCTTCTTTGAGGGCACCAAGAAACATGCCGTGGATGTGCaactgcagccgcagcactaCTACTTTGCCTCTCGCTATCCGCTTGAACTGGACTACTGCCTCATCAGCtgcgaggaggcgccgctgctcaatGTCACACCGGTGCGCATGCCGCTCACTGGGAAAGGATGGGCTCCAGTGGAGGAAGGCGATGTGCTCCTAATTGTCGAGCACCCCATTGGCGGCGTGGACGGcaccgcggcagtggcgctaGACGAAGGCGTGACCTCCCCTCTTACGACAACTGTAACCGATGAAAGCGCCGTTGACCACGTGCAGGCACCGTACGTGGAACAGAAGCGCTTCGAGGAagtgctgcactgccgcggcgATATGAACTTCCTCAAGTCCCACGGCAGCTGGATGACAGCCGGCTGTCCTGCTTTCAACGAGAATGGTCAGCTGGTTGGGCTGCAATCCCAGAGCCGAGTAGATGGCGAGGGAGTCGTGAATCGCGTCCTATCGATGATCTCTATTGTGAAGCACCTTTTCGCCAacgtgcagctgccgcatctCCCGCAGGAGGAGGTTACGTTTGAAGATGTGTGGGACACGTGGTACGTAACGAACGACATCACCCGCGTCATTGCCATCCTCGCCAACTTCAAAGGCAGGTCCATGGCCCAGCAGGTCACCTGTCGCCTGTGCGAGCTGACAGCAAAGCCGGAGCTCGTGAAGAGCATCGCCTCGAACGGCGGCATCGAGGTTATTCTGCAGAATCTTAGCCTCTTCTGCAGTCAAGAGAACCTCTCCGAGATTGGCTTGCGGGCTCTCTGGAACGTAAGCGTTGGCGAGGAAGCGCATCTATCCATGATTAGCGAACTGGAAGGCGTGCGCATCATCCTTGACGTCGTGGAGACATTTCCGGTAAACAAGACGTTGCTCGAGTTTGCCGCAGTGCTTCTACACAACATCGCAGGGTGCCATGCGACGCCCGACTTCTCCCAGACCCacggcgcgcgtgcgctgatAGTGTTGTATCCTGGGGTTCAGCAGTTTCGTGAGAGCATTGTGCTGCAGAAGTTTGCACTCAGCTTCTTTGCCACCCTTGTACGACTGAGGGAGGAGTTTGCACGGATTTTGGTTCAAGAACGCATCCTCGAGCACATTATCCACCTTGTCGAAGAGAAACCGCAGCAGATTTTCCTCATGGAAATGGTCGTCAATTTTGTGGCGGAGCTGGCCCAGTACCCCCAAACGGTCGAGCTAATTTGTCGCAATTATGCGCTGCGCGGCGTCACCAGCGTGACACATCTAATTGATCTTCTCATTGGTATTATTTTTGAGCACAAGGACCAGGATAGTCTCTTGGTGAACGGCAATCGGGCGCTGTGGGGACTTGGCAATGTGCCCACCTGCCGCGCGATCATTTTGGAGAATCCTCGAGGCACCGATGCACTGCACATCTCATTACCTGCACTCATAGCAAGCAGTCCCCGTTAG
- a CDS encoding hypothetical protein (TriTrypDB/GeneDB-style sysID: LpmP.35.1410), giving the protein MKFHVVGGPLAFTISLEAKDTDSFTSIFKKVQQAAGNGTALDAYDLYTATRSPLTGELVAASGPLRPTDAPATLHLDSKQSDPHLLLLVRKGVGNDRGSMQNSLLYSTTAVGDAGSQGSAATASTSPSPMCTPRTTEEYRRRMRAMYLKYDPRQLHKVEEALHLYRGYEEDVLQQLVKRYGPEPASEDVDPLRLRPTVVPTCDADVHEGVPALSALAKEGTPRNQPSYYDRLVAIYSTYEPEKLSKVDGTLRRYAGREEEVIQQLVKKYGPEISTERVAAEKASAAISELPVPASHALLQEWSASARDVEAPPHASTTSPAVKEQAAEVVWTASEVKEGAASPITTTVTPVKATLPAAPAVVSAGDAFVEGVQSLNTGQHPPATAASSLADSLPRHAAASTAVTPSNRASAADSMAISGSYRERLVALYHAYNPAKLHTVEGTLKKFSGKEEVAIQQLVRRYGPEPAPLTSQETSRLLTTASTGGVSRASPSVGPTTANVPGDATSSTRDTTPTSPAEQRCEEPGNSRQQILGILAAYEPDKVDRLDRILDAYKGREGEVISKLEMRYAAQRVKNSAGEPTVRRVGASADAGSSAPVMFTAPPSAAPSVGHQFPSITTAPAEPVSLPAPASPSAAAQVLAHGAPPKTSTTATSHPSSLAPTAPPSHWDSPNDRASPAAPAGVASTAPASSLKSTVALAERPQTARLETAVPAVAGVPQAQQSNTPQGTPLRLRAPPIAALRVAAAHLEGVALTSVRERYWATWRAHHTKRKAAMLLQQKLWVEASSSAAGPYRLNDCVEPGYTVADLAVVVAQEERGGGSTQGRALSSEMQIAARALLASLRHCVESRVIEVQSSEERQLADALLTHWSAPRNLGPVTDSSELAHALHQAAHFIRQIDDLMTVIRTQAGQLHQLKALHRDVLGRMENAQAATQALDRLQAQLDSANDNRRALELKLKRFSAGATENHADRPPPRRVVSPAEEHKDAQIAKLHQKLAKTRVSLFLSKQAEEKVKVQLEHSCAREARRKHEDHHRYGSSGRYSTPGSAHTQPRSRSARVGDDANALLSNTPQRRYTPVSTPRGAFSYAIAHDTPRRQSTSQIRVNGRAVSSIRRPDAVSAGQDRTNASINSSTPWPSSRYVMPSAEIERGPCPSCLTPLTSCCPEENGLAAEKAAFCFSCRRYFTFGELRTRD; this is encoded by the coding sequence ATGAAGTTCCACGTTGTGGGGGGTCCATTGGCATTTACCATCTCTCTTGAGGCGAAAGACACCGACAGCTTCACGTCGATCTTCAAGAAGGTTCAACAAGCTGCTGGGAATGGGACGGCACTCGATGCGTATGACTTGTATACGGCAACGCGCTCGCCGCTGACTGGAGAGCTTGTCGCGGCCAGCGGCCCTCTACGCCCCACAGATGCCCCAGCTACCCTTCACCTGGACTCTAAACAAAGTGATCCACACCTCCTCCTACTGGTGCGAAAGGGTGTAGGCAACGATCGTGGAAGTATGCAGAACTCGCTGTTGtacagcaccaccgctgtaGGGGACGCTGGAAGTcaaggcagcgccgccaccgcatccACATCACCGTCTCCCATGTGCACGCCACGAACGACGGAGGAGTATCGGCGCCGCATGCGCGCCATGTATCTCAAGTACGACCCTCGTCAGCTGCACAAGGTTGAAGAGGCACTTCATCTCTACCGCGGTTATGAGGAAGACGTGCTGCAACAGCTGGTGAAGAGGTACGGGCCGGAGCCGGCATCGGAGGACGTCGATCCGCTGCGTCTCAGACCAACAGTAGTGCCGACGTGCGATGCCGACGTGCATGAGGGCGTGCCAGCGTTGTCTGCTTTGGCAAAGGAGGGCACTCCACGTAATCAGCCTTCGTACTACGATCGACTTGTAGCCATCTACTCCACTTACGAGCCAGAGAAGCTGAGCAAGGTTGATGGCACGTTGAGGCGATATGCTGGccgagaggaagaggtgatCCAGCAGCTAGTGAAAAAGTACGGACCGGAGATATCCACTGAGCGAGTGGCAGCGGAAAAGGCTTCGGCAGCGATAAGCGAATTGCCTGTACCAGCTTCTCACGCACTACTGCAGGAGTGGTCGGCATCAGCGAGAGACGTGGAAGCCCCGCCACATGCAAGCACGACATCGCCTGCTGTCAAGGAACAGGCGGCGGAAGTGGTGTGGACTGCATCCGAGGTCAAGGAAGGAGCCGCATCGCCCATCACTACCACCGTAACACCCGTAAAAGCAACGTTACCTGCAGCCCCAGCAGTGGTCAGTGCCGGTGATGCCTTTGTCGAGGGGGTGCAGTCCTTAAACACCGGACAACACCCAcccgcgacggcggcgtcttCACTGGCCGACTCTTTGCCGCGTCACGCAGCTGCCTCCACAGCTGTAACACCATCAAACAGGGCGAGCGCCGCTGACTCAATGGCAATCAGTGGTAGTTACCGCGAGCGCCTAGTCGCTCTTTACCATGCGTACAACCCCGCGAAGCTGCACACCGTGGAGGGCACATTGAAGAAGTTTtcggggaaggaggaggtggcaaTTCAGCAACTCGTGCGACGCTACGGACCGGAGCCAGCCCCGCTAACATCGCAGGAGACTTCTAGGCTGCTGACAACCGCGTCCACTGGCGGCGTGTCTAGAGCGTCACCAAGCGTCGGTCCAACTACCGCAAACGTGCCAGGCGACGCCACCTCGTCGACTAGAGACACAACGCCTACCTCACCGGCGGAGCAGCGATGTGAGGAGCCAGGTAACTCCCGACAGCAGATCCTAGGGATTCTTGCTGCCTATGAACCGGATAAAGTGGATCGGTTAGACCGCATACTGGACGCCTACAAAGGTCGGGAGGGCGAAGTGATTTCAAAATTAGAGATGCGCTACGCCGCTCAGCGAGTCAAGAATAGCGCTGGTGAGCCTACGGTGAGGAGAGTCGGTGCTTCGGCGGATGCGGGGAGCTCCGCACCTGTTATGTTCACTGCGCCGCCCAGTGCGGCGCCATCGGTGGGTCATCAGTTCCCCAGCATAACTACTGCTCCGGCGGAGCCCGTATCACTCCCAGCGCCGGCATcaccgtcagcggcagcacaggTCTTAGCACACGGCGCGCCACCAAAGACGTCCACCACTGCGACCTCACACCCATCGTCTCTTGCACCCACAGCCCCACCAAGTCATTGGGACTCTCCGAATGATAGGGCGAGCCCTGCCGCACCGGCGGGAGTAGCAAGCACAGCTCCCGCTTCATCTCTTAAATCCACGGTAGCTTTGGCTGAGAGGCCGCAAACTGCACGATTAGAAACAGCGGTGCCGGCAGTCGCTGGGGTGCCACAAGCACAACAGAGCAATACACCGCAAGGTACTCCGTTGCGGCTGAGGGCGCCACCAATAGCGGCGCTCcgagtggcggcggcgcacctgGAAGGTGTCGCGCTGACGTCGGTGCGAGAACGGTACTGGGCCACTTGGCGGGCGCATcacacaaagaggaaagccgctatgctgctgcagcagaagCTATGGGTGGAAGCgtcaagcagcgctgccggtCCCTATCGCCTCAACGACTGTGTGGAGCCTGGGTACACGGTTGCGGACcttgcggtggtggtggctcaggaggagcgaggcggcggcagcacgcaAGGCCGTGCCCTGTCTAGCGAGATGCAGATTGCAGCTCGGGCCCTGTTGGCATCGCTGCGGCACTGCGTCGAGTCGCGAGTGATCGAGGTGCAGTCCAGCGAGGAACGTCAACTGGCAGACGCGTTACTCACCCACTGGTCTGCCCCTCGAAACCTTGGCCCGGTCACCGACTCTTCTGAGCTAGCGCACGCGCTGCATCAGGCTGCGCACTTCATTCGCCAGATTGATGACCTCATGACTGTCATTCGCACCCAGGcggggcagctgcaccagttAAAGGCGCTTCATCGGGATGTACTCGGGCGTATGGAGAACGCTCAAGCCGCCACACAGGCGCTGGATAGGCTACAAGCGCAGCTGGACTCTGCCAACGATAATCGCCGTGCATTAGAGCTGAAACTGAAGCGCTTCTCAGCCGGCGCCACGGAGAACCACGCTGAtcgaccgccgccgcgtcgtgtCGTCTCTCCAGCAGAGGAACACAAAGATGCCCAGATTGCGAAACTTCATCAAAAGTTGGCCAAAACACGCGTCTCACTCTTTTTGTCCAAacaggcagaggagaaggtgaaggtgcAGCTGGAGCATAGTTGTGCTCGTGAGGCTCGGCGAAAGCACGAGGACCACCATCGCTacggcagcagtgggcgATACAGCACCCCGGGCTCTGCTCACACGCAGCCACGCAGTCGATCTGCCAGGGTCGGCGATGACGCCAATGCGTTGCTGTCCAAcacaccacagcggcgctATACCCCGGTGTCCACTCCGCGTGGCGCGTTCTCGTACGCCATTGCCCATGACACACCGCGTCGTCAGTCGACCTCGCAGATTAGAGTGAACGGACGTGCCGTCTCCTCAATTCGCAGACCGGATGCTGTTAGCGCGGGGCAGGATCGCACAAACGCGTCAATTAACAGCAGTACGCCGTGGCCCTCCTCGCGCTACGTAATGCCGTCAGCGGAGATCGAGCGGGGACCATGTCCCAGTTGCCTTACCCCGCTGACCTCGTGCTGTCCTGAGGAGAACGGTCTCGCggcggagaaggcagcgTTTTGCTTCAGCTGTCGCCGCTACTTCACCTTTGGAGAGCTGCGGACGCGCGATTGA
- a CDS encoding hypothetical protein (TriTrypDB/GeneDB-style sysID: LpmP.35.1430), protein MTESRWITEALVQFSASPVWLTPIDNFLDGNCCIFRNESEMQLEYTIVHNKFKELVDSLLTSFLTELGVPMGAAVEALQSSLASSKETSDSRSERQAANKLLKQILNADNFSYFYTMMVKRNLELDILANAALCSQGVCVDGGAAPAAEMGDSETSAPAHVQRAIDANGGADEEDALRRAIEVSLQDSAAQEQLRAYHEACVQEDVNMQAAAIERQANSEKARLDTVLQAQAAQDLSNVEHYRQDHMDLIGKQKELQTEQFCNYSMAGRGPNVNGETELSKADFSSPKAPQAIPAPPATAAVTLVSTAAHLPVIASSSPPALPSVGPRQDALPAILSKATTSTSQPAISAPARQAHGTAFSATPVPTPAPTREELDKRAEYMREQREKILARNRASRQEQLNMFLQNNSSSTTTSFSAAGEAAGAEQSVTVEVARRLRGDLIGEGRKNSS, encoded by the coding sequence ATGACGGAGAGTCGCTGGATCACAGAGGCCCTCGTGCAGTTTTCCGCGTCGCCCGTATGGCTGACCCCAATCGACAACTTTCTCGACGGGAACTGCTGCATTTTTAGGAACGAGTCGGAGATGCAGTTGGAGTACACAATCGTGCACAACAAATTCAAGGAACTCGTTGACTCCCTGCTGACGTCCTTCTTGACGGAGCTGGGGGTGCCGATGGGGGCGGCTGTGGAGGCCCTGCAGAGCTCCCTTGCGTCAAGTAAGGAGACGTCCGACAGCCGCTCCGAACGACAAGCAGCAAACAAACTGCTGAAACAGATCCTCAATGCCGACAACTTCTCGTACTTTTACACGATGATGGTGAAACGCAACTTGGAGCTCGATATTTTGGCAAACGCTGCTTTGTGTTCgcagggtgtgtgtgtggacggcggtgcagctccggcagcggAGATGGGCGACAGTGAAACCTCGGCTCCGGCTCACGTGCAGCGCGCCATCGACgccaacggcggcgcagatGAGGAAGATGCGCTGCGACGCGCCATTGAGGTGTCGTTGCAGGATAGCGCTGCacaagagcagctgcgcgcctACCACGAGGCGTGCGTACAGGAGGATGTAAATATGCAAGCTGCTGCCATTGAGCGCCAGGCGAACAGTGAGAAGGCACGACTGGACACTGTCCTGCAGGCGCAGGCTGCGCAGGACCTCTCTAACGTGGAGCACTACCGCCAAGATCACATGGACCTCATTGGCAAGCAGAAGGAATTGCAAACTGAGCAGTTTTGCAACTACTCGATGGCGGGAAGGGGACCGAACGTCAACGGAGAGACCGAGCTGTCAAAGGCCGATTTCAGCTCGCCTAAGGCGCCTCAAGCAATCCCGGCGCCACCAGCTACTGCCGCGGTGACGCTAGTCTCCACGGCTGCCCATTTGCCTGTTATCGCCTCCTCTAGCCCGCCTGCCCTGCCTTCTGTTGGTCCGCGTCAGGATGCACTGCCTGCGATTCTGTCCAAGGCGACTACAAGTACCTCACAACCCGCAATCAGTGCACCTGCACGTCAAGCACACGGCACCGCCTTCTCGGCTACGCCTGTGCCGACACCGGCACCCACGAGGGAGGAACTTGACAAGCGCGCCGAGTACATGCGAGAGCAGCGTGAAAAGATTCTTGCCCGCAACCGTGCCTCACGCCAGGAGCAACTCAACATGTTCCTGCAGAACAACAGCTCCTCAACGACCACGTCGTTTTCCGCAGCCGGGGAAGCCGCGGGTGCCGAGCAATCAGTGACAGTGGAGGTTGCTCGTCGGCTGCGCGGTGACCTAATAGGTGAAGGCCGTAAAAACAGTAGCTGA
- a CDS encoding Ran GDP binding protein, putative (TriTrypDB/GeneDB-style sysID: LpmP.35.1440) — protein MQTPNAAYAHAVHLRATLRAAQTSLSIFRRRRTEVLSVRCRWNRDCISRLFNARALHSPAEEDVLVRLLIQDAFKPASTASLSKGYSHAASDNEQSHCKAADTESKSCRFSQCETHATEDRSAGATLVADVERLGGGRLPTAGTAPCPGVPAHAQEGLKWSGISGLPLPVDESVASVTDSRTHNAAAEPFATIRRGECGENVPRALEWLCAACRTYNSLTSSSATCHMCKASATISYRSAFPPLRHVAIMPTTWLCQHCSHTNDQASASAQPKTDRAIVAWRQRAKFMCDQCGAPFGGVQNWVCPTCDHFCPRAATQCPSCFAGRPLSWTCHCCECGVQNSIFSLKCRGCGHEQQQQFSNSVVRCPTCRDWNDVRWELCATCCAPLDALALARGKSPGSTGATLTTPPRSESAHVDTASMELAPDSAGMLHSKTVVKATGLLQDVQPPGTATAAGGSLHDADDPTLLSPSPSSSPKHKNEEQLRVAAKLPDNAWWCYICNVMHRRNVTFCDICLQPRDAMRVRSKSELTALRASSIFPTAEVASTTCSSDPAALKDGADVTVMPVTSEGDWQCPYCRKLLRVSQQECCGHRREVPYGYWLCDHCCSTNRHDRSVCLGCGEQQKHVCPWTCQECEWRNDATNVVCLQCGVPRAACTMAERGTPVSSSSDSSTTIACAVCGAPNHFEKSACYRCRARLRDVEWTCDACGHGHRTRNASRCEECGAMRQFDLREEVWLCEVCSTPVFSGGEIPVRTHCPKCNAQRALTATHYPSRWKCTCGLFNRSRVTECPECGARRRLESLDTTATCPRCFRDTPIDVRETCMYCSASLIDCFSRWESNITPLAKPVEAAEADAMPDYGDDDTITA, from the coding sequence ATGCAGACTCCCAATGCAgcgtacgcacacgcagtACACCTACGCGCCACTTTGAGAGCAGCACAAACAAGTCTGTCCATCTTTCGCCGCCGGCGCACTGAGGTTCTTTCCGTTCGATGTCGATGGAATCGCGACTGCATTTCAAGGCTCTTCAATGCAAGGGCGCTTCACTCACCGGCAGAGGAAGATGTGCTTGTCCGCCTGCTGATACAGGATGCCTTTAAGCCCGCCTCTACAGCATCGCTCTCCAAGGGCTACAGTCATGCCGCGAGCGACAACGAACAGTCGCACTGCAAGGCTGCCGACACGGAGAGCAAAAGCTGTCGCTTCTCACAATGCGAGACTCACGCCACCGAAGACCGAAGCGCTGGCGCCACACTCGTGGCGGACGTAGAGCGGCTGGGCGGGGGTAGGCTGCCCACGGCCGGCACGGCACCTTGTCCAGGGGTGCCCGCCCACGCGCAAGAGGGTCTCAAGTGGAGCGGCATTTCTGGGTTACCTCTCCCTGTTGACGAATCAGTCGCCTCCGTCACCGATTCACGGACGCAtaacgcagcagcggagccgTTTGCCACCATCCGTCGAGGGGAGTGTGGCGAGAACGTTCCACGTGCGTTGGAGTGGTTGTGCGCTGCTTGTCGCACGTACAACTCGCtgacctcttcttctgcgaCGTGCCACATGTGTAAGGCGTCAGCGACGATCTCGTACCGGTCTGCGTTCCCGCCGTTGCGCCACGTCGCCATAATGCCCACTACGTGGCTGTGCCAGCACTGCTCTCACACCAATGATCAGGCCAGTGCCTCTGCACAGCCAAAGACGGACCGCGCCATTGTGGCCTGGCGGCAACGGGCAAAGTTCATGTGTGACCAGTGTGGTGCGCCTTTTGGCGGTGTCCAGAATTGGGTATGCCCGACCTGCGACCATTTCTGCCCCAGAGCGGCGACACAGTGCCCCTCATGTTTTGCGGGGCGCCCGCTATCGTGGACGTGCCATTGCTGCGAATGCGGCGTCCAAAACAGCATATTTTCCTTGAAGTGCCGTGGGTGTGGTCacgagcaacagcaacagttCTCCAACTCTGTTGTTCGATGCCCAACGTGTCGCGACTGGAACGACGTCCGGTGGGAACTTTGCGCCACCTGTTGCGCACCTTTGGACGCTCTTGCGCTCGCGAGGGGGAAGAGCCCCGGATCTACGGGGGCAACTCTGACTACGCCCCCACGTTCAGAGAGCGCTCACGTTGACACCGCCAGCATGGAACTCGCTCCTGACTCTGCGGGGATGCTTCACTCAAAAACCGTCGTCAAGGCGACCGGGCTTCTTCAAGACGTGCAGCCTCCAGGGACCGCAACCGCAGCGGGGGGTTCGCTTCATGATGCTGACGACCCGACCCTTCTTTCGCCCTCGCCATCCTCCTCACCGAAGCACAAGAATGAGGAGCAGCTTCGGGTGGCGGCGAAACTGCCTGACAACGCGTGGTGGTGCTACATCTGCAACGTGATGCATCGCCGCAACGTCACCTTCTGCGATATTTGCCTTCAGCCACGCGATGCTATGCGAGTCAGGAGCAAGTCGGAGCTCACCGCGCTGCGAGCCTCTTCCATCTTTCCGACCGCAGAGGTGGCATCCACCACCTGTTCCAGCGATCCTGCGGCGCTCAAGGACGGAGCTGACGTGACCGTTATGCCAGTGACTTCGGAAGGAGACTGGCAATGCCCATATTGCCGGAAGCTGCTCCGCGTGTCGCAACAAGAGTGCTGTGGGCACAGACGGGAGGTGCCCTACGGGTACTGGCTGTGCGatcactgctgcagcaccaacCGCCACGATCGTAGTGTGTGTCTAGGCTGCGGTGAGCAACAGAAGCACGTTTGCCCGTGGACATGCCAGGAGTGCGAGTGGCGTAACGATGCTACCAACGTGGTGTGCTTGCAGTGCGGTGTGCCGCGCGCGGCGTGCACCATGGCGGAGAGAGGTACCCCAgtctcgagcagcagcgattcTAGCACGACCATTGCATGCGCTGTCTGCGGTGCCCCGAACCACTTTGAAAAATCCGCCTGCTACCGCTGCCGTGCTCGCTTGCGTGACGTGGAGTGGACGTGCGACGCATGCGGTCACGGCCATCGTACCCGAAACGCATCGCGCTGCGAAGAGTGCGGCGCGATGCGACAATTTGACCTACGCGAAGAAGTGTGGCTGTGCGAGGTGTGCTCAACCCCGGTCTTTTCGGGTGGCGAAATTCCTGTCCGCACGCACTGTCCCAAGTGCAATGCACAGCGGGCACTAACAGCGACACACTATCCTTCTCGGTGGAAGTGTACGTGTGGCCTCTTCAACCGCTCGCGTGTTACCGAATGCCCCGAGTGTGGCGCACGGCGGCGCCTCGAGTCGCTTGACACAACCGCGACTTGTCCCCGGTGTTTTCGTGACACGCCGATAGACGTCCGGGAGACGTGCATGTATTGCAGTGCATCCTTGATTGACTGTTTCTCGAGGTGGGAGAGCAACATTACCCCCTTGGCGAAACCTgtcgaggcggcagaggcggatgCGATGCCTGACTACGGCGATGATGACACTATCACAGCTTAG
- a CDS encoding Ran GDP binding protein, putative (TriTrypDB/GeneDB-style sysID: LpmP.35.1450) — translation MRSVLSTMKRWLLLATPLSSPLSPSRGGGLAASWSSSHFFQGFGAVCALTNSTRAYTTLTRLLRQSWKSRNLRPWMCAKESCRVVNAETRKECESCGAEKPQLLGWKCVGCTTINYAGVRKCRKCEEASDKSKGFWMCAVCHENNRVDEIEDNSRCGFCGYNMAPHSVAEDEILRRAQEKAVMQQQQQEHYDSISYKDADEQFTNPLEGAGALDPSLRATHSGREAPIPGRVLKLPAVGPFVPGDVPETRHSRLHQRRKVNPALQTVLDGANLPEGPPGFDWMCRNSSCGQINPGDEESCLKCGTHITPAEWECPLCAALNHLARSRCFHCRSRIPVCWTCRACQGTTSIYDKVCRGCGIDRPAAEPRTVREVERNGGGHAGGYVPQGNRARGEWYCSTCSSLNYSRRTECFQCSSPRPSSPAQAVTDSFSATGWGEMDGTGTAAIATAVQHNNWICVYCQTSNFRTRRDCWKCGRATERADEWSSKGLTPQYEHEGFQEGSGARSAEGNMNTSWRTSGDWMCAKCYSKNFRSRLECFRCGARKLAVSASRGCGARKPVKL, via the coding sequence ATGCGCTCTGTGCTCTCCACCATGAAGCGGTGGCTGTTACTGGCAacacctctttcctctccgtTGTCTCCGTCGCGGGGTGGCGGTCTGGCTGCATCGTGGTCTTCCTCACACTTTTTCCAGGGCTTCGGCGCAGTGTGTGCACTGACAAATTCAACGCGCGCCTACACAACGTTgacacggctgctgcggcagtcaTGGAAGTCCAGGAATCTGCGCCCGTGGATGTGCGCGAAGGAGTCCTGCCGCGTGGTGAACGCCGAAACACGCAAAGAGTGTGAGTCCTGTGGAGCAGAaaagccgcagctgctcgggTGGAAGTGTGTGGGTTGCACCACCATCAACTACGCCGGAGTGCGGAAGTGCAGGAAGTGCGAGGAGGCGAGCGACAAGAGCAAGGGCTTCTGGATGTGTGCGGTCTGCCATGAAAACAACCGCGTCGACGAGATAGAGGACAACAGTCGTTGCGGCTTCTGCGGGTACAATATGGCACCCCACAGCGTCGCAGAGGATGAAATCCTGCGCCGCGCGCAGGAGAAGGccgtgatgcagcagcagcagcaggagcactATGACTCCATCTCGTACAAGGATGCAGACGAACAATTTACAAATCCACTCGAAGGCGCGGGGGCCTTGGATCCATCACTGCGGGCTACCCACTCTGGCAGAGAGGCGCCAATTCCTGGGCGTGTGCTGAAACTGCCAGCTGTGGGGCCCTTTGTTCCCGGGGACGTACCCGAAACGCGGCATTCACGGCTGCATCAGCGAAGAAAAGTGAATCCAGCTTTACAGACCGTATTGGACGGAGCGAATCTCCCAGAGGGTCCGCCTGGGTTTGACTGGATGTGCCGCAACTCGAGCTGTGGCCAGATAAACCCCGGCGATGAAGAGAGTTGCTTAAAGTGTGGTACGCACATTACCCCTGCCGAGTGGGAATGCCCGCTCTGTGCGGCCTTGAACCACCTTGCACGCTCGCGCTGCTTTCACTGTAGAAGTCGTATTCCCGTTTGTTGGACCTGCCGTGCGTGCCAAGGGACGACGAGCATCTATGACAAGGTttgccgcggctgcggcatAGATCGCCCGGCCGCGGAGCCCAGGACGGTTCGCGAAGTGGAGCGAAACGGTGGCGGCCATGCTGGAGGCTACGTCCCACAAGGGAATAGAGCTCGTGGTGAGTGGTACTGCTCGACATGTAGCTCCTTGAATTACTCTCGTCGTACAGAATGCTTCCAGTGCAGCTCGCCGCGACCCTCATCACCGGCTCAAGCGGTTACCGACTCGTTTAGCGCCACTGGCTGGGGAGAGATGGATGGTactggcaccgccgccatcgctaCAGCAGTACAGCACAACAACTGGATATGTGTGTACTGCCAGACGAGCAACTTCCGCACGCGACGCGACTGCTGGAAGTGTGGCCGTGCCACAGAGCGGGCCGATGAGTGGTCTAGCAAGGGGCTGACCCCGCAATACGAGCATGAGGGCTTCCAGGAAGGCTCGGGCGCCAGATCTGCCGAGGGAAATATGAACACGTCGTGGAGGACGTCGGGAGACTGGATGTGCGCGAAGTGTTACTCAAAGAACTTCAGGAGTCGTCTTGAGTGTTtccgctgcggtgctcgCAAGCTTGCTGTGTCGGCTTCTCGAGGCTGCGGAGCACGCAAGCCTGTAAAGCTATAG